CCTCCCACGCGGCGCTGGTGGCCCGCGGCTGGGGCAAATGCTGCATCGTCGGATGCTCCGCGTTGACCATCGATCTGAAGGCTAAAAAGATGTACATCGCCGGCAAAGAATACCAGGAAGGCGATTATCTGACCCTGAACGGCACCAAAGGCTATGTGTACAGCGGTCAGTTGAACATGATGAACGCATCGGAGAATCCGCGCTTCGTCCAGTTCATGAAGATTGTGGATAAACACCGGACCATGAAGGTGCGCACCAATGCGGACACTCCGGAAGACGCGAAAAAGGCTTTGGAATTCGGCGCCCAGGGCATCGGTTTGTTCCGCACCGAGCATATGTTCTACGGCAAGAATTCCGAAGCTCCGTTGTTCTTTTTACGCAAGATGATCGTTTCTTCGAACGAGGCGGAACGCCGCCATGCTTTGGATGAATTGTTCCCCTATGTGAAAAAAGATATCAAGGCGACCATGGAGGTGATGAATGGTCTGCCGGTCACCATTCGCCTGTTGGATCCGCCGTTGCATGAGTTCGTGCCCCAGGAGGCTGAGAAGCGTGCAGAGCTGGCCGCCAGCCTCGGCATTTCCACACAAGAGTTGACCAAACGCGCGGAAGCGCTGCATGAAACCAACCCCATGATGGGACATCGCGGCGTGCGTCTGGGCGTCACCTATCCGGAGATCACTGAGATGCAGGTGCGCGCCATCCTCGAGGCCGCGGTCGAGTTAACCCAGGAAGGCAAAAAGGTGGAGCCGGAGATCATGGTTCCGGTGGTGTGTACGCACAAAGAGCTGGACGATCAGAAGGAATTGGTGGACGCGGTCTATGCGCAAGTCTGCGCGAAATACAACGTCAAGTCCATCAAGTTCATGTACGGCACCATGATCGAGATACCGCGTGCGGCGCTGCAGGCCGGCCGGATCGCCGAGACTGCCGAGTTCTTTAGCTTCGGCACCAACGACCTGACCCAGATGGGCTTCGGTTTCTCGCGTGATGATATCGGCGGCTTTGTGCCCGACTATGTGGAAAAAAGAATCCTGCCGGTGGATCCGTTCAATGTGCTGGATCAGGACGGCATCGGCGAGCTGATTCAGATCGGCATCGAGCGCGGCCGAAAAAGCCGGCCGGGCCTAAAGGTAGGCATCTGCGGTGAACACGGCGGCGAACCCTCTTCGGTGATTTTCTGCCATAAAGTAGGCATGGACTATGTGTCCTGCTCGCCCTACCGTGTTCCCATCGCCCGTTTGGCGGCCGCGCATGCCGCGATTAAAGGCGGTAAGAAGAAGAAATAAGCTGGTTCGTGAGTGATCGACGATTCCCCGATGCGAACTTTCGCGTCGGGGATTTTTTTTGCGGTGCGTCCTTGCGAGGGCTGAGGCTGGCAGGAAGTGTCCTTGCGGGGGCCGCGGTAGCGGCCCGAAGCAATCCCCTCAGGCAAGGCGCTGTGCTGAAAAAGGTATTTGCCCTTTTTTGTGGATTGCTTCGCTCCACCGTGGACTGGATGGCATGGCGAGTACAAGCGCCTGCGCTCGCAATGACCTGACACTCTACAGAAACAGTCTTCTGATATGTCTCTCGTATAAATTCTCGCGCACGTTTTTTGCGATGGTCGCTTCGTGTTGCTCCAATGCGGCGATGTAACGGCCGCCCATTTCCGCAGCCACACGAAATCCCACATGCAGCAGCTGGCGGAAATGGGGATTGAAATCCGGGCAGGATGGATCGTGGCGTAAAACGTCGCAGAACTGCTTGCCGTTCCAGCGGCTTACGGTCTCCGGCGCCGGCAGCTTGTCTTTATCGATATCGATGACCGTGGCATACGGCGCGCACACTTCATCAAAGCGGCGCAACGAGCTGTGATACACTTCCTGTGCAATGGCCAGACCGCCGCCGCCGGCTTCTGCCAGGCCGATAAGCTCTTCCAGCCAGGTGGTGCCCGCGGTTTTCAGATGCAGGCCGGCGCGGTGTTTGCGCAAAGCGCGGCCGATGATCGGATAAAGGGAGAATTTATCGCTGCCGGAATGCACGCTCAGTTTGAGATTGTCCGGCAGAGAGAACTCTTGGATGGCGAAGCGAATGACGCATAGATCCTGTTCAAACTCTTTTTCAAACTGCCCGAGATCGCCTACATAGTCCACGCCCTTGTTGAACCGGCCGGTGAATTTCGGCGCTATGGTCTGCGCCGGGATGCCTGCAGCGCTGATGGCGGAGAGGATGAAAAACAATTCGGCCGGCGTTTGCGCCTGCTGCGCTTCGTCCATAGAGACCTCGATGACCAACCGGTCTACCGGTTTTCGGCGGCTGATGTGGTGAAAAATCTTCGCCGCTTCTTCCACGGCAAACAGAAATTTGCCGGCCGCCTGCTCCAACGTGGCTGCGGTGATCTGCAGCGGCTCCGCGATGCCGGGAATAAACAACGAACCTAAATATTTTTCATTCGCCGCCTTGAAGGCCTGCAGCGAAGCGGCGGAAGGGGGTTGCCCGATATAGTCGGCCACATCCAAGGTGAAGAAATCGCTGTGATCGATAAAGGGCTCCACGGTTTTCAGGTTGATGTGATCCGCGTCGACAAAATAAGCGCCGGTCCAGTTCAGCGCCTGGACCGCGGCATCCGCCTCAAGGCGGGTGTCGGCCGGCTTGGTGCCGATGAGCGAGTGTTCGCGATTGGATTTATTCCACACCGGCGTCACCTCGACGCCGGCGGCGCGGGCGTCGAGGAACGCCTGTAACTGTGCTTTTCCCTGACGGCCGAACCGGTCGCCGATACCGATGGTATATTGGGGCAGTTTCATGCATTCGTTCCTTCAATTAGGATAAAAAAGTTGGTCCGGGATGGCCACTCGGCGAAACGTCGCGCACAGCGGCCGCAAAAACCGCGGCGACCTTCAGGGTCAGACGGATTTCCCGCACTCTTCAAGCTCGGTGACAAGAGGGCCTTGTGGTTTCTACCGCTGCAGCAATTTCTCCTTAAAAGTAGGCTGACTGCCGGCTATTTTCATGAACAGGTCCAGCGGCACCACTTTAAATTCATCGCCCAGCTGATCTAAAATAATTTTGACATGATCGATGTCGCTCCATTCGCGCACATGCACCAGGCAAAAATAGGGCCGCTGGTGATTGAGCCTGGCCAGCTCGCGCAGGTCCTGCACCGCCGCCTGCACCGGCCGCGTTTCCGATAGATAATAGTCAAAGGAGATCAGCGGCTTGCCGTCGCGGACGGTAAAAGAGTGCGACGGCGCATAGCCGTTGGCCAGCCCCAGGATATTCGGCATGCCGTCAAAAAAAGCGTCCACGACCTCTGGCGTCAACTCGCTGTTGCCCTCCACCGTGGCCCCTTCCGAATAATCCATGATCTCAAAGATGTTCAAATCCAACTGCTGCATCAGCTCGTAGGCCTTGGCCACCACCTGGGGCAAG
This portion of the bacterium genome encodes:
- a CDS encoding pyruvate, phosphate dikinase, which encodes SHAALVARGWGKCCIVGCSALTIDLKAKKMYIAGKEYQEGDYLTLNGTKGYVYSGQLNMMNASENPRFVQFMKIVDKHRTMKVRTNADTPEDAKKALEFGAQGIGLFRTEHMFYGKNSEAPLFFLRKMIVSSNEAERRHALDELFPYVKKDIKATMEVMNGLPVTIRLLDPPLHEFVPQEAEKRAELAASLGISTQELTKRAEALHETNPMMGHRGVRLGVTYPEITEMQVRAILEAAVELTQEGKKVEPEIMVPVVCTHKELDDQKELVDAVYAQVCAKYNVKSIKFMYGTMIEIPRAALQAGRIAETAEFFSFGTNDLTQMGFGFSRDDIGGFVPDYVEKRILPVDPFNVLDQDGIGELIQIGIERGRKSRPGLKVGICGEHGGEPSSVIFCHKVGMDYVSCSPYRVPIARLAAAHAAIKGGKKKK